A section of the Methanococcus vannielii SB genome encodes:
- the purT gene encoding formate-dependent phosphoribosylglycinamide formyltransferase — MVGTPLFSNAKKILLLGSGELGKEVIIEAQRLGVECIAVDSYENAPAMQVAHRYHVIDMKDSGSLRAVIEREKPDLIVPEIEAINTDTLKEMETEGYHVVPTANAAKLTMDREGIRRLASEKLGLRTAKYEFADSLDELKEAVKRIGIPCIIKPIMSSSGKGQSTVKSEFDIEKSWDYAKSATRGIGTKVIVEEFVNFDYEITLLTARTAFGTKFCEPIGHIQIDGDYHESWQPHPMCSPTKAKAQEVAKKITDELGGYGIFGVELFIMDDEVIFSEVSPRPHDTGMVTMVTQKMSEFEIHVRSILGLPVNVDLSYPGASYVIKSEIYKWAPEYDIIEASKLKDTKIRLFGKPVAKIGRRMGVALSTAEDVSVARDTAKKAANIVKIK, encoded by the coding sequence ATGGTTGGTACCCCTCTTTTTTCAAATGCTAAAAAAATTTTACTGCTTGGAAGCGGTGAATTAGGAAAAGAAGTTATTATCGAAGCTCAAAGGCTTGGAGTAGAGTGTATTGCTGTAGATTCGTATGAAAACGCTCCTGCAATGCAGGTGGCACACAGATATCACGTAATAGACATGAAAGATTCAGGTTCACTTAGGGCAGTAATTGAAAGAGAAAAACCTGATTTAATTGTTCCAGAAATTGAAGCGATAAATACTGACACTTTAAAAGAAATGGAAACTGAAGGATACCACGTTGTCCCAACTGCAAATGCTGCAAAGCTTACAATGGATAGGGAAGGAATAAGGAGACTTGCTAGTGAAAAATTAGGACTTAGGACTGCAAAATATGAGTTTGCAGATTCTTTAGATGAATTAAAAGAAGCAGTAAAAAGAATTGGAATCCCCTGTATCATAAAACCAATAATGTCTTCTTCAGGTAAGGGGCAGAGTACGGTTAAATCAGAATTTGACATTGAAAAATCTTGGGACTATGCAAAAAGTGCTACTAGGGGGATTGGCACAAAGGTAATTGTTGAAGAATTTGTTAATTTTGACTATGAAATCACGCTTTTAACTGCAAGAACTGCTTTTGGAACAAAATTCTGTGAACCAATTGGCCATATACAAATTGATGGCGATTACCACGAAAGTTGGCAGCCCCACCCGATGTGTTCGCCCACAAAAGCAAAAGCACAAGAAGTTGCTAAAAAAATTACTGATGAACTTGGTGGATACGGTATTTTTGGGGTTGAACTTTTTATAATGGATGATGAAGTAATCTTTAGTGAAGTATCTCCAAGACCGCACGATACTGGAATGGTTACAATGGTAACACAGAAAATGAGTGAATTTGAAATTCATGTAAGATCAATTTTGGGTTTACCTGTAAACGTTGACTTAAGTTATCCAGGTGCAAGTTACGTTATTAAATCAGAAATTTACAAGTGGGCACCAGAATATGATATAATCGAGGCTTCAAAGCTAAAAGATACAAAAATAAGATTATTTGGAAAACCCGTTGCAAAAATTGGTAGAAGAATGGGGGTTGCTTTATCAACCGCAGAAGACGTATCAGTTGCACGAGATACGGCAAAAAAAGCAGCAAATATTGTAAAAATTAAATAA
- a CDS encoding metal-dependent hydrolase, with product MNWKGHITLGIIMGLPFISSPEQIFLVVAGALYPDLDHDVKSEIVERGLYISGGLILISILAYLFRPEYFNVGFFIASVFGGLIYIIPYYAKHREITHTFLSLVFSSIILGYLTFKLSVISPIMASLIALIMVTNNNLLGKAVSISVFAWVLYSLISKSIIAFQGLEYFIIPIAIGYLSHLIGDCMTPKGCKLMYPSKHIFRKKEGFFGIVIWLTLVFYVIKIM from the coding sequence ATGAACTGGAAAGGACATATAACTCTTGGAATAATAATGGGTCTTCCATTTATTTCATCCCCTGAACAAATTTTTCTAGTGGTTGCGGGAGCACTTTATCCAGATTTAGACCATGATGTAAAGTCAGAAATCGTAGAGCGGGGATTATATATTTCTGGAGGCCTTATTTTAATTTCTATTTTAGCATATTTATTTAGGCCAGAATATTTTAATGTTGGGTTTTTTATTGCATCCGTTTTTGGCGGTTTAATCTATATAATACCATATTATGCAAAACATAGAGAAATTACCCATACATTTTTAAGTTTAGTATTTAGTTCAATAATTTTAGGCTATTTAACATTTAAATTGTCAGTAATATCCCCAATAATGGCTTCGCTGATTGCACTTATAATGGTTACAAACAATAACCTTCTTGGAAAAGCCGTTTCAATTTCAGTTTTTGCATGGGTACTTTATAGCTTAATTTCAAAGTCGATTATAGCATTTCAGGGGTTAGAATATTTTATAATTCCAATCGCTATTGGGTATTTATCACATCTTATTGGAGATTGCATGACTCCAAAGGGGTGTAAATTAATGTATCCTTCAAAACATATTTTTCGAAAAAAAGAAGGTTTTTTTGGCATAGTAATCTGGCTTACTTTAGTCTTTTACGTAATAAAAATCATGTGA
- the hmdC gene encoding 5,10-methenyltetrahydromethanopterin hydrogenase cofactor biosynthesis protein HmdC produces the protein MKELIKSSLNDFDSAMELREIVVKKINDKKLTESDIIDIVDSVDDLSFEEIQKLGSNFRKFPLGCDLLEIGVGPCSSSLNLSQFIENCILTDAMGYPIHLCTYALADIAEKEGINPIEVMKQVHENVEVPLDIDHFGRFGPMRFPKEITHCMGDCYYNGPPYKGCPRDRIHKRLITKEREHFEEFSDWINLSSTVCVNVVEEQGGGDHGADISEMENVSKAAQKYGKGIEGIFHIGDGYDDLISGLRACSELNVDALVIEGGPFNRSKNKLKDFAKAVAVSRILVKGGVVATNGAYEDECRVGLRSGLNVILSGFSGNHHGYMCGYSPKEARRNNFGLPRVLKIMKEEASNMGICIANRELLKILVKSSRFLNYNGKHMIYPEMIGNYFMGDAHWVSVSNSKMYNAPYFGKTLDSLSEELDSKKIGVLGARYISWGIASALNPEELYVSDVDPLVEYATVKILNDNGINAYACSGSDRKALEQADKSIITTMIPEIALRIKNKFNAISLI, from the coding sequence ATGAAAGAACTTATAAAAAGTTCCCTAAACGATTTCGATTCTGCAATGGAACTGCGGGAAATTGTCGTGAAAAAAATAAATGACAAAAAATTAACCGAATCAGATATTATAGACATTGTAGATTCTGTTGATGATTTATCCTTTGAAGAAATTCAAAAGTTAGGAAGTAATTTTAGAAAATTTCCATTGGGTTGCGATTTGTTAGAAATAGGGGTTGGTCCCTGTTCTTCATCCTTAAATTTAAGTCAATTTATTGAAAATTGTATTTTAACCGATGCTATGGGCTATCCGATACATCTTTGTACCTACGCACTTGCAGATATTGCGGAAAAAGAGGGCATTAACCCGATTGAAGTAATGAAACAAGTACATGAAAATGTTGAAGTCCCCCTTGATATTGACCATTTTGGAAGATTTGGGCCCATGAGGTTTCCAAAAGAGATAACGCATTGCATGGGTGATTGTTATTACAATGGGCCGCCTTACAAAGGATGCCCAAGAGACCGAATTCATAAGCGGTTGATTACAAAAGAAAGGGAACATTTTGAAGAATTTAGTGATTGGATAAATCTTTCTTCAACTGTTTGTGTAAATGTTGTTGAAGAACAAGGTGGTGGAGACCACGGTGCAGATATTTCAGAAATGGAAAATGTTTCAAAGGCTGCACAAAAATACGGGAAGGGTATTGAAGGAATCTTCCATATTGGTGACGGATATGATGATTTAATTTCTGGCCTAAGGGCTTGCAGTGAATTAAATGTTGATGCACTCGTTATCGAAGGAGGGCCATTTAACAGGTCTAAAAATAAATTAAAGGATTTTGCAAAAGCTGTTGCAGTTTCAAGAATTCTTGTCAAAGGGGGCGTTGTTGCTACAAACGGTGCATATGAAGACGAATGTAGAGTTGGTTTAAGGAGTGGTTTAAACGTCATACTTTCAGGATTTAGTGGAAATCATCACGGTTACATGTGCGGATACAGCCCAAAAGAAGCTAGAAGAAATAATTTTGGGCTCCCAAGAGTTTTAAAAATAATGAAAGAAGAAGCTTCAAATATGGGGATATGTATTGCAAATCGGGAACTTTTAAAAATACTTGTAAAAAGTAGCAGATTTTTAAATTACAATGGAAAGCATATGATTTACCCCGAAATGATTGGAAATTACTTCATGGGCGATGCCCACTGGGTTTCCGTTTCAAACAGCAAAATGTATAATGCCCCATATTTTGGAAAAACTCTTGATTCGCTTAGTGAAGAGCTTGATTCAAAGAAAATTGGGGTACTTGGTGCCAGATATATTTCATGGGGCATTGCAAGTGCACTAAATCCCGAAGAACTTTATGTAAGCGACGTTGACCCATTAGTTGAATATGCAACTGTTAAAATTTTAAATGATAATGGGATAAATGCATATGCCTGTAGTGGTAGCGATAGAAAAGCACTTGAACAAGCAGATAAATCAATAATTACCACAATGATTCCAGAAATAGCATTAAGAATAAAAAACAAATTTAACGCAATAAGCCTAATTTAA
- the hmdB gene encoding 5,10-methenyltetrahydromethanopterin hydrogenase cofactor biosynthesis protein HmdB, which produces MIFSKVKSNFQALKDGKIDLEQGLISKEDALALFNIRTWDECLKLFSIASEVRDFFKPEIEITSTVHVTNVCSVSPKCKYCGFAAGTSSEGYVTAFKSDDDQIKKSVLEIEKSGIERVSCSSGHGYGGKEVIRALKAVKSVSNLEVLVNTGADLTEKCVIELKENGIDTICCNLETINEEVFNSVKPGESLSDRILVCNLIKKHGIELSSGLLIGIGESYEDRVDHLFFLKKLGVEEIPIMGFNPYKNTPMEDCKKCSAIEQAKTIAITRLLFPNIRITSPTPTIGPELLQFALLGGASNIATVIPKNHPLNVMGVGSPKTGNLIEVVCLIKELGLKPKIK; this is translated from the coding sequence ATGATATTTTCAAAGGTAAAAAGCAATTTTCAAGCGCTAAAGGATGGAAAAATAGATTTGGAACAGGGATTAATCTCAAAAGAAGATGCTTTGGCACTATTTAACATCCGGACTTGGGATGAATGTTTAAAACTTTTTTCGATTGCATCGGAAGTCAGGGATTTTTTTAAACCTGAAATTGAAATTACTTCAACAGTTCATGTTACAAACGTCTGTTCAGTAAGTCCTAAATGTAAATACTGTGGTTTTGCTGCTGGAACTAGTTCTGAAGGTTATGTTACTGCATTTAAATCAGATGATGACCAAATTAAAAAATCTGTACTAGAGATTGAAAAATCAGGAATAGAAAGGGTAAGTTGCTCATCAGGACACGGTTACGGCGGTAAAGAAGTTATTCGTGCACTTAAAGCCGTTAAATCAGTTTCAAATTTGGAAGTTTTAGTAAATACAGGGGCAGATTTAACTGAAAAATGTGTAATAGAGCTAAAAGAAAACGGTATTGACACAATATGCTGTAATCTGGAAACCATAAATGAAGAAGTATTTAACAGTGTAAAACCAGGTGAAAGCCTTTCAGATAGAATACTTGTTTGTAACTTAATTAAAAAACACGGAATTGAATTATCATCAGGTCTTTTAATTGGAATTGGTGAATCATACGAAGATAGGGTAGACCATCTTTTTTTCTTAAAAAAACTTGGTGTTGAAGAAATTCCGATAATGGGATTTAATCCATACAAAAATACGCCAATGGAAGACTGTAAAAAATGTTCTGCAATTGAACAAGCGAAAACTATCGCAATTACAAGATTATTATTCCCAAATATTAGGATTACATCTCCAACGCCAACAATTGGCCCAGAACTTTTACAATTTGCCCTTTTAGGTGGGGCCAGCAATATTGCAACAGTAATTCCAAAAAATCATCCATTAAATGTTATGGGAGTTGGAAGTCCAAAGACTGGAAATTTAATTGAAGTAGTCTGCCTAATAAAAGAACTCGGTTTAAAACCTAAAATTAAATAA
- the hmd gene encoding 5,10-methenyltetrahydromethanopterin hydrogenase, producing MKVAILGAGCYRTHAASGITNFSRAAQVAKEVGIPEITMTHSTITMGAELLHLIPEVTEVVVSDPCFAEEPGIVVLDQFDYGAVMEAHLAGDAEKVMPEIRAAVKAKAKETPKPPKGCIHFVHPEKVGLKVTSNDVEAVKDADIVITWLPKGGSQPAIIEKFASEIKKGAVVTHACTIPTPKFAKIFKDLGRDDLNIISFHPGAVPEMKGQAFLSEGLADAEKVEEFYCIAKAARGEAFKMPANLISPVCDMGSAVTAPVYAAILAYRDAVTQILGAPADFAQMMADEAISQMLDLMRKEGIKNMEEKLSPKALTGTADSMCFGPLAEILPASLKVLEKHAKENKCECGCSIKP from the coding sequence ATGAAAGTGGCAATATTAGGGGCAGGGTGCTACAGAACACACGCTGCATCAGGAATTACTAATTTTTCAAGAGCTGCACAAGTTGCAAAAGAAGTAGGGATCCCAGAAATTACAATGACTCACTCAACAATCACAATGGGTGCAGAATTATTACATTTAATTCCAGAAGTTACTGAGGTCGTTGTTTCAGACCCATGTTTTGCTGAAGAGCCGGGAATTGTAGTTTTAGACCAGTTTGACTATGGGGCAGTAATGGAAGCACACTTAGCAGGGGATGCGGAAAAAGTAATGCCTGAAATCAGAGCTGCTGTAAAAGCTAAAGCAAAAGAAACACCTAAACCACCTAAAGGATGTATCCACTTTGTACACCCTGAAAAAGTAGGTTTAAAAGTAACTTCAAACGACGTTGAAGCAGTTAAAGATGCTGATATCGTAATTACTTGGTTACCAAAAGGTGGTAGCCAACCTGCAATCATTGAAAAATTCGCTAGCGAAATCAAAAAAGGTGCAGTTGTAACCCACGCTTGTACAATCCCAACACCTAAATTCGCTAAAATATTCAAAGACTTAGGAAGAGACGACTTAAACATTATTTCATTCCACCCTGGAGCAGTTCCTGAAATGAAAGGCCAAGCATTCCTTTCAGAAGGTTTAGCTGACGCAGAAAAAGTGGAAGAATTCTACTGCATTGCAAAAGCTGCAAGAGGAGAAGCATTCAAAATGCCTGCAAACTTAATCAGCCCGGTATGTGACATGGGTTCAGCAGTTACTGCGCCAGTTTACGCAGCTATTTTAGCTTATAGGGATGCTGTAACACAGATTTTAGGTGCGCCTGCAGACTTTGCTCAAATGATGGCTGATGAAGCTATTTCACAGATGTTAGATTTAATGAGAAAAGAAGGGATTAAAAACATGGAAGAAAAATTAAGCCCTAAGGCATTAACAGGTACTGCTGACAGTATGTGTTTTGGCCCTTTAGCGGAAATCCTTCCTGCTTCATTAAAAGTACTTGAAAAGCATGCAAAAGAAAACAAATGCGAATGCGGTTGTTCAATCAAACCATAA